The Helianthus annuus cultivar XRQ/B chromosome 11, HanXRQr2.0-SUNRISE, whole genome shotgun sequence region atccccatcccaccccaccaccacccaaaaaaactaaacacccacacCCACCCCACCActacccaaaaacctaaacccccacccccaccccctcggcaaaaaaaaaaaattttgccgagggggtgggggtttaggtttttgggtggtggtggatgtttaaggtttttttttttttttttttttttttttttttttttttgtgtgtagtgggtttttttaggagcctttgtacccttcttacaattaggatcatttgtatttgatcctaatccatgcatacatatatatatatatctatttgTCTGAGTCTAGAAAAAGATACACCGATATTAGAAAAATGTATGTGTATTCTCAATATACTTTGGGacagttttgacccgtttgcatCTTAGCTAAAAAGATTGCTTTTTCACATTGGACCCGTTTGACAAAGTGATAACCAAATCAACACTTTTACTCATAAAGCGCCAAAGCGGTATATTATTCAAAATCAAAGATACACGTACATTTTTCTAATTATTTGAGCCTAGAAAAGTTACCTCATAAAGAATAAGGCCAAATGAGTACGCATCCACACGTCTATCGAATAGTTCATCATTATAAATCTCTGGTGCAACATATAGATCTATATCAAAAGGAAAGATTCAGTTACCGATTTAAATAATATTCAAAAAATTATCTTTCACATTGCATATATCTTTACAAACTTTCATGTGTCTCCAGAACTTACTTGTTGGATCGATGGTATCGGGCCGCGCTAATCTTGCTTTATTTGGTGAAACTTTCGACAATCTGATTAACCCGAAACCTGCAACCTTCAACTGGCCACCGATATCCAGAAAAATATTTCTGGCACCTTCCAATATTtcagttatttaaaaaaaatctcaaaataCAAACTCATACAAATCGTGTTACAAAATAGTCAACTTCTGTTAGTTGCCTTACTTTGGCTTTAAATCACAGTGAATAATCGGGTCCGGTTTACATTCATGAAGATAATTCATTCCCCTGCAATACACAAAATCGACGAGTcgcgtaacgggtcaaaactggTAAATTTTAGGGCGGTTTAAAATGGGTTGGGTCGGTTGAATTCCCCGCATCGACACCTTTTTGGGATCCTTCTTAATTTCTTAAATAATAGCTTATTAGATATGATTATAGATAGTGATCCAAGTTCTTGAATAAAGAACAATTGAGTATAATACTCTATGCAACTTTTAAACTGTTGTGGCTTGTtgatatttatttaaaagtttacCCCATTGACCAATTATTAATCAAATATAACCCGAGTTGACCCCTTTTTCACATAAATGGGTTAAATTAGGTGCAGAAATTCTTGACACGACCCAAACCCGACACGAAAAAAAACAGGTTTGGGTCGACAACACGACCCATTAAAAAACGGAccgggttcgggttgacccgtatCAAAACGGGTCAGGTTTGGGTTGACCCGTATAAAAAGCAGGTTGACCCATTAACCCGTttaagtatttagaaaaaaaaaacttttgtattcttgtttttgttttttccttTCCCATTTACATGGTTAGTTATAATATTGTTAGTTTTGACACACCATATTTTTACTTGTCACACTCATACTCACCATTAAACACGTTATAGATAACCAGCTTACAACCCAACAACCCGCTTACAGTTCATCAACATGTATGAGTTATTTATAAAAACGGGTCAGTGTTCGGGTTGACTCGTATTTATGTGTGTGCTGGTTAGGTTGAAATCTATGACACGAATAACAATATGGGTCGGGTTCAGGTTGCACATTTCAACCCGTCAACCCACTAACACACCAACCCGACACGATCGATGTTCTACTTGCCTGGCGATATCAAGCGCAAATTTAAGAGCTTTGGATAGCGACAAGCGTCCGTTGTTTTGAAGATAGGTTCTAAGGTCACCCTGAAATTTCAACATAAATTCAagatttttatgttatttttgaATCAATACTATTTATTTCAATTTTTAAGCCgttttggatttttgttggttttgTTTTCTTTGACTTACTCCGGGGTGATGCTCGGAAACAATCATCATGGGTACTCTTTGGGTGACGGCTCCAACAAACTGAACCACGTTAGGATGCCGAACCTTCTCCAACAAGGTCAACTCGTGTTTGAAAGCATTTCTgcattttttataaataaataagagTTCAATGCCGGTTAGAGTGTAATGCGAAGCCATTATACAGTGGTTAGACAGGTAATTAGGGCTGCAaacaaaccgaacgaacacgaacaagaccttgtttgtgtttgtttgttaaggaaatatatgtgttcatgaacacttaccgaacgagattttctTTTCCTAtgcgttcgttaaggaaatgaaggtgttcgtttgttaatttttggtaacgaacacaaactaatgttcattaACAGAATATATATTACATAGAATCTATGTAATATATATTctgttaaaatatttattaagtATCTATGTCATAGATacttaataaatattttatttgttggaattttgaagtatttaaataaaatataataattaaaaacactaatgaactatcaaacacaaacggacataaacgaacatgttaccaaacgttcacgaacataaatgaatgaacgCGGCCTCTGTtgatgttcgttcatttaactaaacaaacgaaCTTTCCGCCGAATGTTCATTGAGCGTTTGTAGTCCTAGGCAGGTTAGAAAATGGATCTAATGGGTTCAGGTCAAAACGGGTGACCTTTAGTTACAGGTTAAAACAGTTCGAGTTGACCCAACAACacttttttgtcattttttttatttttaagtgaaAAATGTGTTAAATATGACCACAAAGGCTAAATTACTACaattataatctaattaatttaagaGGTTGTATGAACTAAAAATAGAAATTGGGTGACTTTTGACCTGCGGACCCTTTtaacccatttgacccgttagtGGATCTAAATTGCCACCTTTTGAATTCAATATTCAGAAGTCGAACACAATGACAGAAAATAAAAATGACCACTCAGTAAATCAAGCTCGCGTAGCATTAGTCTTTTCTCATATCTTAGATCATATCGTAAGTCAAATAGTAACGGGTCAATCGGGTTATGTTATATCTCTAACGATCAAATAAAATGAATAGCTTAAAGGTATCAAAAGGCGCGCTAAAAGTGTACTTCTAGTGCATAAAAGCTTCTAAAGCATTTTAATAGAAAATTTAGATTATTACTCAAAAACACAACGTTTGTAATCGTATATTATACCCTGATTGCTTATAAAAAAATCAATCTTTGGGGGAAAATGTTCCGGGTCAACCCAACCCATCCTGTTTCTAAAACTACTCGTTTTGGCGCATTACTTAATCCAGATGTGAATGTCTTATGATTGAATCTTTTTAATTGTAACTTTTACACTCATGCATATAATCAATATTTCATCCAGTTAAAAAAAACACCttaatatatgaaaaaaaaaaaaaaaaaattggccacATACACGCTTTCAGGGTCGGAAGAGCAGTCTTTGTCTAGTATCTTCACTGAAACCTTTGTGCCATTCCATTTACCGACTTGATACGCTCCCTATCAAAGTGTCCAAAAGTTGATATAACCATAGAGACAAAGTGAGAGAATTATATGAAGCATAAACCGTAAAAAGCAGCATAACTTAAAACCTACAACCAACATCGACGACAATTTTGTAATCATTTATAAATAATTGGAGCTTTTAAAATGATACACGTGCCAACCGTTTCAATATGCAccccttttgacccgttacgcaACCCGTTCATCTTACCATTTCTCTTATTATCCAAAACTAGAAACAAATTTGTATTAAAAGGAAAACAGGCTTACCTTTGAGATGCCATCGCCTTTTCGAATCTGAAGGTCATGAGGATTGAGCTCATACTCAGGAACTTCTCGAGGATGAGCAACAGACATAGGTGTCTTTCTCGTTTtctaaaacaaaattaaaaaaatatattcatTATAGTATTAATCCAAATTAGAAAGTATTAACATGTTAAGAACGCGGTAACTGTAAAATACCGGAACTTTGGCGCCACGAGCCTTCAGTATATCGTATGTTTCTATGTGTCCATAGTATTTGGCATCAGCAGCTGCCTGTCGTAATGAAATTTGACAATAACAAAATAATTAAACAGTCAGGAAATCCATAAAGAGTTTCATTTCTATATTAAAGATCAAATAATATTACAATGAGTCGATTGTGATTTGCCAAAAAAAATCCTGCCTTAATGAATATTACAATGAACCAAATTATTCGTTTATGTTCTTTTGTGTTCGTTTAGACTTAACGAACGGACACGAACAGATTATTTTCcttatcaaacaaacacgaacacggATGTTCGTTCGGTTATATGTTCGTGAACCGTCCGTTTGTCCGATAAAATATAAATGAACAAACCTGAACAAGGTCTCGTTCGGTTTAGTTCCGGCCCTAATTGAAAGAAACATAACATATTTTTTGGAGATCATTTGACATGATTTTGTTTAAATTTAAGCTTTAAGAATCAAATTTCATATTTTAacaaagagttaattactgttttcgtccctgtggtttgtcaaaaatcactatttcagtccattagtttaaaaattgcgatttcagtccctgtggtttcactttcgtaaccatttcagtacctttggtttcactttcgtaaccatttcagtccctttGGTTTCACTTTAGTTAAAATTTAAGCTACTAAGCATCAAATTTCATATTTtaacaaaaaatattttcttaaatTTCAAAACTTTAGCATCAAATTTTGTTACATAGTTATACAAACAGGAACTCTTAACTAAACCAAACTCATCAATCCATCCAATTCAATCACTTGATGAAACTAAattcttttaaaattaaaaccaaCAAAACCCAACCAACCAAAGTTCTTGCCACAAATTTCAAAATTTAACATAAGGATCAAATTACATAATTTAACAAATTTCTTGCCACAAATTTCAAAATTTAACATAATTCAGTTCGGTTTCAGCcctaaatgaaaaaaaaaaaaaaaaacgaacatATTTTTTGAAAGAACTTGACATAATTTGATTAAAATTTAAGGTAACAAGAATCAAATTTCATAATTTAACAAAGATATTGCCTCGTATTTTAAAAGTTaacttgattttgttaaactttaAGCCACTAAGCATCAAATTTCACAATTTAATCATACAAATTTGTAACCTAAatggtctaaaccattaagtgttgaaccagtaagaggtctaaaccattaacagccagtataatgcttaaccctttagagacaaatgtctgaccaattcagattagaggtcttaac contains the following coding sequences:
- the LOC110890741 gene encoding integrin-linked protein kinase 1 isoform X1, with the protein product MDRATQLKRGISRQLSTNSVKQLTSKLSFRRQNSLDPRSNNNNNGRFGFGRQSSLDPIQRAPVNKDDDELAAVPGNLDSTMQLLFVACKGDVQGVKELLDDGVDVNSIDLDGRTALHVAACEGHVDVVLLLLRCKANIDARDRWGSTAAADAKYYGHIETYDILKARGAKVPKTRKTPMSVAHPREVPEYELNPHDLQIRKGDGISKGAYQVGKWNGTKVSVKILDKDCSSDPESVNAFKHELTLLEKVRHPNVVQFVGAVTQRVPMMIVSEHHPGGDLRTYLQNNGRLSLSKALKFALDIARGMNYLHECKPDPIIHCDLKPKNIFLDIGGQLKVAGFGLIRLSKVSPNKARLARPDTIDPTNLYVAPEIYNDELFDRRVDAYSFGLILYEMIEGVQPFHPKVPEEAIKLLCVANKRPPFKIKCKYYPPDLKELLEECWYPDLAIRPHFHEIIIRLDKIVKNCSKHGRWKDTFKLPWL